The Labeo rohita strain BAU-BD-2019 unplaced genomic scaffold, IGBB_LRoh.1.0 scaffold_291, whole genome shotgun sequence genomic interval TTTAACTTTAACCATTCAATGAGAAAGTTGAAATAGATGTTGAGTTTTAGCTGAAGAGGAAACAGTGGCCTACCAGAAACCAAggtgtacacagaaaaaaaagccTTCTAGAGATTAACTGAGAGGAACAAGGCTGTTATGCTTCTCTGTGGTTTAGGGGTCATGCATTAGTGCTGTGTGAAATAGCATACTACCATTTTACTTTATTCACGCAGTATATACTTTGTACACAGTGAACATTGGGTAAATTTCTGTGTCCATACCTGAAAGCTTCCTGATGTTATGAAACTCTGTGGATTGCATTGCCAACACTGGAATGAACTCCCcaactaaagattttttaaaggtaTTTGCTACAGGATTCACAAATCACACTCTTTCATCTTGCAATCAATCCATGCACACCTCACACATAAAGCTACCATTTTATGTGTGAGGGAGAAACTAGCAAgtcaaatgctgaaaatgtgcatatacctttcataaatgtgtttatgtgtgtgccAGGAGGATAGCTTCCTAAGGTTTCTTCTTGGAAACTGACTTTGAACCAATATGTGAAgtcaaaaacactttaaaatgaaaaggaatTGATGGACcctttataaattatttgacTCAGCAATAAGAGTTTCAGATGCAAACAAAAGACAGACTCACGGATgaattttaaaaccattttattaacattgaTTTTTACACTCCTTTATTATCAAAATTTTTCTTACAATTTCAATtcattttccttttcttttttttttttttttttttcttttatgaagttaaaaaattacacatttttttcctccaaaataaacaaataaataaataaataaataaataaataaattacacaagAGTTATTAAATTTTCCTCTTCATCaacaacacacaaacatttttcaattccccaaatttcattaaaaactgttaaattatttgtcattttataaaaaGCAAATTCTGCTCTAACCCTTGCAGTTAGCAGGGCTTTAAAGATCAAATCAGGATCCACTGAACATTCACCTTTCAGTTTCCGCTTTCTTGTCAACCATATTGCTAACTTTGCTTCACCCACCATAAAATTGATCAAAGACATTGTTTTCTTCTTTGCAGCAACATATTTAAGACCAAATATGAAATTCACTGGGCTAAATACTTCTCCTAATTTTCTAAAACAATCTTCCaaagtctgaaatatttttcttaatctagaacaatgtaaaaacacatgATCTATTGACTCCTCAGCATTACAAAATACACATTCATTTACCACATTAGGATCAAAATGTGCCACATGTTTATTTGTGGCTATTGCCCAATGAACAACTCTCCATTGAAGATCTGCAGTTCGTTTCTCTATGGGAGATTTATATAAAGACCTCCAACATCCTTTAGGGGAAAATTCCACCCCAAAAATATCTGTCCATTTTGATTCCTTTAGGTTTTTTAGAGAGGAGTAATGAGTCACTTTCACACGTTAAATAAATCGCTTTCTTAGATGTTTCTTCAAATGTTGTTAGTTGTGGAGTTCTGAAATTAAGATTTGAGTTCTCTTCTGGTTGTTCTTCAACAGCTGCAGAAATCTTTAACTCTGGAAAATCATAATTCTCATCATTGTCTTGTAAAATCATCTCATTATCTTGCCTAAATGCAGgagataaagacaaaaaaattctatttaatatTATCTTCATGAACCTGACAGACTTAATTCCTGTCAGACAACACATCTCCTCaggacttttccatttgttgccATTCTTCAACTCAGATACTTTGGTACAGCCAGCTTTTGCCATTACAGATCTTAAACTCTTCAGACTTAATTCCTTGACCTCAATCAAAGGATTATCAAAAAGAGGTTCATGTCGTATCCAGCTTCCAAGATCTGAAGAACTTCTCTCCACTTTAAAAATCGATCTCCATGCTTTTAAAACTGACTTATAATAAGATGAGGCACCATTTAAATCAATGTCCACCAGCCTTATTCCTCTTTATGCATTAAAACTGGCTGAACTAAGCCCACCTCCCACCTTTAACATAACAGATGCCCCCTATATAAAAGTCTTTGCACCGCTTATGCCTGATAGAAATTAATCTCCAATTCCAAAAGCTTTGAGAGTATTAAACAAATAACAGTgatcaactcaaaaaagttaattatttttcttgatCAATAGAAAATATACCTAAATCTATATTATCCATGTATGCCAAATCAATTACATctcttaaaagaaataaattgtcCATTATAGTTCTATTTGGTACACAATAAGTCTGATCTCTTTTTATCAAAGACCCAAGGTATTTTTTTAGTCTATTTGCAAAACACTTTATAATCTGTACATAGTAGTGCCACTGGTCTCCAATTTTTTAAAAGGCCAAGATCACCTTTCTTAGGCAATAACGAAAGCACAGCTCTTTTACAACTAGTTGGCAATTCCTTTTTTTcaaaagagactttaaaaacctCCAACATATCTTCCTTAATCACATGCCAAAAATGTCTTATAAAATTCAGAAAGTCCATCAATACAAGGGGCTTTAGCAACAGAAAGTTGCTGAACTGCTTTTGACAGTTCCTGTATTGTTATCTCAGTATCCAACTCTTTCTGTTGTTCAGTATTCAATTTAGGTATATCTTTAAGCAAAAAGTCAATACATGAGGCATCAATATTTTGTTCTCCAAACAAATCCTTTATAAAAATCCATTGCAAGCATCCTCATTTCTTTTGGATCAGATGTCAAAGTTCCATTAACACGTTTCAAATGTAACATCTGTTTTctttccatttctttttttttcccaaaaaaaaaaaaaaaaaaaagaactaggAGCGTCCATATCTTTCAATAAAGAAAAGCGAGCTCTAATTAAAGCTCCTTTTGCATTTTCATGGAGAAGAGTTCCcaaaactttctttcttttttccaacATACTTAAATctgttaaattattgttaactgcatttatttcaagttGTTCAATATCTCTCTCAAGTTctctaattgtttttttaatcaaactatTAGTGTGAGCAGTataattttgacaaaacattCTTATTTGGGTTTTTCCCACTTCCCACCATTGTACGATATTTTCataatcattttttctttctttccaatTATTCCACAATAATACAAATTTCTCACAAAATGTTACATCGTGCAACAATTTAGTATTAAAATGCcaataaaaactaacatttttagatttttttaaacttaattcaattaaacACAAATGGTGGTCCGTAAAACCATTTGGggaaataactgattttttaaCACTATTATTCTTACTTCTGCTAATATAAAACCTATCCAGCCTTGCTGAACTAATATTATCACTAGAAGCTTTTACCCATGTATACTGTCTTGCCACTGGATGATGCTCTCTCCAAACATCTATTAAATCATAATCCCTAATTATATTGCTTAAAACACTTGCTGAAGGAGGACATGGTTCTTCTCCATTTCTATCTAAAGTAAAATCTAAGGTGCAATTCCAATCACCACCTAAAACCAAAACTGCATCCTTATCAAAAGCTTTTAAACTATTATTCACTTTCCTAAAGAAACTTATTCTTTCTGATCCATTATTTGGGGcatatacattaataaaaacaaacaataaacccATTATTTCCACTTGAAGAGCTAAACCCCTACCTTTTTCTATCTCACAAGTAGAAACAACagtcatatttatatttttttttccaattagaATAGTAATACCCCCACTTAAATTAGAGCCATGACTAAAGAAAATGTTTCCCTCCCACCACATTCTCCAGTCTATCTCATGTCTTATCACTGTGAGTTTCCTGTAGGAaaactatattaatatttttgtctgtACATATTTAGATAGAACtgcccttttatttttttccctccctcCATTTATATTAATAGTTCCTATTTTTAAGCTCTCCATATAAAgagggaaaagaaagaaaaaaaaaaaaaataaaaaacataaggGAGTTTAAGATGGAGAAGATTCAccctttgtgacattaaacAGATTTATTTAGTCTTGTAACCGAACATTTTCCTCTCCTTAATTTTGTTACGATTTTCTTCAATCTAAACCTTTTCCTTCTACTAAGTTCTTCGAAACCTACTGatttctgtattttcattaCTGAAATTAAGAATTTGTTAACATCCGGAAAAAATTCTGTTACTTCAAACTTTTTGCCAAAAGTTTCATCCAGAAAGTCACTGATTTCTTTTACAGTATACAACTGTTCATCCCCACACTCAGAAGGTATATCGGACATTTCAGAcattttatcatcatcatcatcatcatcatcaccttCCTCTCTTCCATGACCAATTTCTTCTTTTGCTATCTGTAAACCAAAAGAGTGATCTTCACCTTTTTGCCCTATCTTTCCCATTTCAATAGTACAACTGACTTGAGACCTTTCTTCTTCAGCACTTCTCTTACTGTTTTCCTCAACCACATGACTTAATGTAGGCCTACTTTCACTCTCCTGTACAGCACCTCGATTTGAACTTATCCGTTTATCCGTATGAACTTGATCTTTCCCTACTTCAGTTCTCTGCACTTCTTCCACTGGTGAAACAACTTCAACTAcgtttgcattttcatttgtttcaacCTGCCTTTTGTGTGgacaaacatttttcttatgtCCAATATCTCCACATTCAAAGCATTTTAAACTGCCAGTATTTGCATAAATCATATAGGATTTCCCTTCATGCTGAACACGAAAAGAGATATCCAAAGACGATGATTCCAAAAACATAAACACTTGGCGTCTAAATGAAATCACGTGTTTTAATGCTTGATTCTTACAACCTAGCGGAATCATTTTTATTCCGCTAGCCAGTTTTCCAAACCTTAGTAGTTCTCGTTCAATTTCAGAGCTAGGTATGAACGGTGGCACATTAGAAATTGTAACTTCGGTTGAAAGCGAAATCAGCGGTGaaataacacaaaacacaccACTTACCCACACTCCGCTCTCAATCAACCGACCAACCAAACTCTGCTCCTTCAAGAAGATCACAACGGCCTTGTTCATGCGCGAGGCAGAAACTATGTTCTCAAATCCAATTTGCTCACCCACCGCAACAAGTACATCTTCCACGGATGCATCAGCAACAGGCACGCACCTTACTCTATGACGGAGTGAAAGAGATGAATCCCACCCACTCGGTGAGCCTCCATTCTCACACCCCGCCATGgaactaaactaaacaactattaaaataacaaaaataaataaataaaaggaaaaaaaataaaaagaaaaaaacaaacaaaaatcaaacaaacaaatcaaaaaactTAAACAACTTCCCCAAAAGAAAGAGAGGAAAATCAGTTGCTCTTCTCACCCGTGATTAATTCGGCACTAATTTGCGAAAAAAATCTAGAACAAAAATCTGATTATTGAATAAAGCCAGGTTAAGAATTcttgccagaaaaaaaaaggtttttcacCATTTGTTAGGAATTAAATGTTGCAGAAAATCAGGCagaaaaaatctattttttcccCCCCCAGGTGTGTTTGGTGCTGATGCAGATGAAGTGAAGTCAGTATCTGTGACTGAGGGAGATTCTGTCTTTCTAAACACTGAGGTTAAATTACAGAGAGATGATCAGATACTGTGGATGTTTGGACCTCAAGAAACTCGTACAGCTGGAATATATAAGCAGATCATTGATATGTATGACAGTAATAAGACATTTGGAGACAGACTGCAGATGGACagtcaaactggatctctgaccatcagaAACATCAGAACTGAACACTCTGGACTTTATAAACTACAGATCTTCAGCAACAAAGGAACTTCACACAAGAGATTCAATGTTACTGCCTATGGTGAGTAATTGGTGTCCTGTCCATGACGATCCAGACTGTGAtgattctaaaaattaaaacactttcACCCTGATTCATCTGTGATTTATAAGCATTTAATGACAAACCAAAGTGTGAAAGAAACTTATTTTCTATACcctgttttgaaaaatgttatcttataatgcattattgttttatatttcctGATTATGAATagaagaaagaacaaaaatgttGATTTAGATAAGCTGTAAACCCACATTTGGAAGGagaaagattaataaatattaatatgcagTTTAGATGAATAAACTTGAGTAAGAATGATAAGTCAGTTTAGTATGCAAATATAACAATGACATCATCAGTGTCCATTTTGAAAGCACCAGAAGtcaaagtcagaaaaaaaaaaaatgcaaatagcaATAGCAAAGGCAGAGTTTATATGTCTAGTGTTCGTGCTGAACAACTTTTCATTATGCTTTCCAGCTCCTCTTCCCATTCCTGTCATCACCAGCAACTCTTCAAATtgttcttcatcatcatcaggaTCATCGGTGTCCAATTGTTCACTGCTGTGTTCAGTGTtaaatgtgagtgatgtgagtctctcctggtacaaaggaaacagtttattgtccagcgtcagtgtgtctgatctcagcatcagtctctctctacctctggagatTAAGTGTCTAGATGATTCCTACAGCTGTGTTGTTGCTTATTCATTCACCAACCAGACTACACATCTCAACAACACTGATCTCTGTCAGCCATGTTCACATATCACACATTCAGGTAGGACATTTTCAGGTATTTTTCTCTAATCAATTGAATCAAACTTGTGTTTTATAGTATTTAGTCCATGTTTATGGGCTTTAAGGTCATGTATATGTGTTCTCTCATCTGTGATGTTATCTTAAACACTGACAGTTCACTGGTAGCAGAaattataatatacaaatatttgtcTAGACAGTCAAGGTGTGGCATTTGTCTTAAATTGTAGGCCATTTGCAGTGTAAAagatgacatgcattttgtccCACCAAACATCCTGTTTCAAAAGCAAATACtttaacaaagtaaaaaacTAATCATTTCTTTGGTGATTGTAAATACACTAGTGTGAGCTGTAAAGCTGTGCATCAAAATATTCAAGTACTTTACTTGAATACCTGCTTAGGTGAAATGTAATATGTTCAATCaccataattattttatttaaagtttgaactatattatattaagattacctttttgccttttttctgTGCATTACAGAACAGGAAAATAGTTCACGTCATTTCAACATTTCAGTAGTTCTTATAGTGCTGCTGCTGGTGTTCATAGCTGTAGTTGCAGGTTTGATGTACCACAGGAAGTGTAAACAATCAAAACAAGAAGGCAAGTATTgacatgcaaaatatatattaaaataaaaaataaagtttattaagTATAGTTTGGCTTATTAGatgtgtgattattattaaaacagttcAGGCTCAAGAGGAAGAGGTACTTTATGTTGATGCAACATTCTGTGAATATCGTGTTCAGAGTACGGTAAGATATACAGTATTATATGTATAACTCCCTCAGCTTCTTTATATTCCTGTAGTCTGTTGTGTATGTGTCTGAGCATATGTTATCACACTGCTGTTTCTTTCTGATGTGATAATGCTGAAAGGTTTTCTTCACTCTTTCTGCTCAACTGTTGGACTTAgagctgttgttttaaattattctgTCCTTCATTTTTAATACACTGTGTTTGAACCTGCTTGATTTTATTCTTGATTGTGATGTTTCCTTGCAGGATGTCGTTGCAGCAAAACAGACAGACCCAACTGGTGTCAGGCTCAGATGTGATGCCCACAGACCATTGGCTGAACTTCTTATACATAAATGGCacaaaaaattagaaacatttcagcagttttgaaGTCGTCATCGGATCGGTTGATACAGGATTTCCGTGGAACATTCCACCTGGGAAAAAAATGATGCAGTGATGTCAAACCCCCTCAAGGAAGAAGAAAGCCGTCATGTTTGCTACTGTTATAATGAgcgtgtacatatatatatatatatatatatatatatatatatatatgtaatttccATTTATTATCGTATCATTTTCTTATTCTTTCATttggtaattttgttgtttgttggtgtgttgctatttgttttttgtttttgtttttttggttggcTGTTGTTCACTCTTGAAGCTGTgatgtttgaaaataaaaaacttgaGAGATATTTGTTCTGTGTTCCTGTTTATGTTGTTTCTCCCATCATCCTATTCATATAAAGCACTTAAAAAGATGACAGTGTCATGGTGATTATTACTTCAACAGCC includes:
- the LOC127160135 gene encoding uncharacterized protein LOC127160135 isoform X2 — its product is MVHKYFVFSLWIWFSRGVFGDKDAVKSVFVTEGDSVTLNTDVKLQRDDQILWMFGPQETRTAGIYKQIIDMYDSNKTFGDRLQMDSQTGSLTIRNIRTEHSGLYKLQIFSNKGTSHKRFNVTAYAPLPIPVITSNSSNCSSSSSGSSVSNCSLLCSVLNVSDVSLSWYKGNSLLSSVSVSDLSISLSLPLEIKCLDDSYSCVVAYSFTNQTTHLNNTDLCQPCSHITHSEQENSSRHFNISVVLIVLLLVFIAVVAGLMYHRKCKQSKQEVKAQEEEVLYVDATFCAYRVQSTVRYTVLLCVNSLSFFIFL
- the LOC127160135 gene encoding uncharacterized protein LOC127160135 isoform X3 — its product is MVHKYFVFSLWIWFSRGVFGDKDAVKSVFVTEGDSVTLNTDVKLQRDDQILWMFGPQETRTAGIYKQIIDMYDSNKTFGDRLQMDSQTGSLTIRNIRTEHSGLYKLQIFSNKGTSHKRFNVTAYAPLPIPVITSNSSNCSSSSSGSSVSNCSLLCSVLNVSDVSLSWYKGNSLLSSVSVSDLSISLSLPLEIKCLDDSYSCVVAYSFTNQTTHLNNTDLCQPCSHITHSEQENSSRHFNISVVLIVLLLVFIAVVAGLMYHRKCKQSKQEVKAQEEEVLYVDATFCAYRVQSTDAVAAEQTEYSNVKTQT